Proteins encoded by one window of Dryocola sp. LX212:
- a CDS encoding DUF1656 domain-containing protein: MSFTFSASGLALQDLIVGASIYFPPLFKPVLLGFFFWLILHRLLRDWMYSGEIWHPTLMDLSLFSLSVSAAFVILAMW, encoded by the coding sequence GTGAGCTTCACTTTTTCCGCATCAGGCCTGGCGCTTCAGGACTTAATTGTTGGCGCGTCCATCTACTTTCCTCCCCTGTTTAAACCTGTGCTGCTGGGCTTTTTCTTCTGGCTTATCCTTCACCGTTTGTTACGCGACTGGATGTATTCCGGCGAAATCTGGCATCCGACCCTGATGGATTTGTCGCTATTTTCCCTGTCGGTAAGCGCGGCGTTTGTCATCCTGGCTATGTGGTAA
- a CDS encoding efflux RND transporter periplasmic adaptor subunit — protein sequence MNLKTLKYFSTLVVFAAAVVAGWLLWNYYMQSPWTRDGKVRAEQVSITPQVSGTITHLNVVDNQFVKAGSVLFTLDVTPYQIAELNAEAQLAQSQSTLSKANNEANRRRHLPKNYISAEDMDTANINVKAAEAAVKAAQATLKQAQWQLSQTTVTAPVDGWVTNLSTRTGNYASTGQPVFALVDSHSFYVVGYFEETKLRHIRPGNPANIVLYSGHQPLSGKVESIGRAIYDQSIESESDLVPDIKPNVPWVRLAQRVPVRIRLDAVPQGVTLVSGTTCTVTITQ from the coding sequence ATGAATTTAAAAACATTGAAGTACTTCTCAACCCTCGTTGTTTTCGCGGCAGCCGTTGTGGCCGGATGGCTGCTCTGGAATTATTACATGCAGTCTCCGTGGACGCGGGACGGCAAGGTGCGCGCCGAGCAGGTCAGCATCACACCCCAGGTTTCCGGAACCATTACGCACCTGAACGTTGTCGATAACCAGTTTGTCAAAGCGGGTTCGGTGCTGTTCACGCTGGACGTCACGCCCTATCAGATTGCCGAACTTAACGCCGAAGCGCAGCTTGCCCAGTCGCAGTCCACGCTCTCCAAAGCGAATAACGAAGCCAATCGCCGCCGCCATCTGCCAAAAAATTACATTTCCGCCGAGGATATGGACACGGCGAACATCAATGTGAAGGCCGCCGAGGCCGCCGTTAAAGCCGCGCAGGCCACGCTTAAGCAGGCGCAATGGCAGCTTAGCCAGACCACGGTAACCGCCCCGGTTGACGGCTGGGTCACCAATCTCTCTACTCGGACGGGCAACTACGCGTCCACGGGCCAGCCGGTCTTCGCCCTCGTGGACAGCCACTCTTTCTACGTGGTGGGCTATTTCGAAGAGACGAAGCTCAGGCATATCCGGCCCGGCAACCCGGCAAATATCGTTTTATACAGCGGCCACCAGCCGCTGTCGGGCAAAGTTGAAAGCATCGGGCGGGCGATTTACGACCAGAGCATAGAGAGCGAGAGCGATCTCGTGCCGGATATCAAACCCAACGTGCCGTGGGTACGGCTGGCGCAGCGAGTGCCCGTCCGTATCAGGCTGGATGCTGTGCCGCAGGGCGTGACGCTGGTTTCCGGTACCACCTGTACCGTCACTATTACGCAATGA
- the slyB gene encoding outer membrane lipoprotein SlyB, producing the protein MISRVLVVSLVGLTLAGCVNDSSLSGDVYSASEAKQVQSVTYGTLVSVRPVQIQGGDDKNVMGAIGGAVLGGFLGNTVGGGTGRSLATAAGAVAGGVAGQGVQGAMNKTQGVELEIRKDDGNTILVVQKQGSTQYSPGQRVMIASNGSQTTVSPR; encoded by the coding sequence ATGATTTCACGTGTACTGGTTGTTTCGTTGGTCGGACTTACGCTGGCAGGCTGTGTTAATGACAGTTCACTTTCCGGGGACGTTTACAGCGCCTCAGAAGCGAAGCAGGTCCAGAGCGTCACTTACGGCACGCTCGTCTCGGTTCGTCCGGTACAGATTCAGGGTGGCGATGACAAAAACGTGATGGGTGCAATCGGCGGGGCCGTGCTGGGTGGCTTCCTGGGTAATACCGTTGGCGGCGGCACCGGTCGTTCCCTTGCAACCGCAGCGGGTGCCGTTGCCGGTGGCGTAGCGGGCCAGGGCGTTCAGGGTGCAATGAATAAGACGCAGGGCGTAGAGCTGGAAATTCGTAAAGATGACGGCAACACCATTCTGGTGGTCCAGAAACAGGGCAGCACTCAATACTCCCCGGGGCAGCGCGTAATGATTGCCAGCAACGGCAGCCAGACGACCGTCTCCCCACGCTAG
- the dtpA gene encoding dipeptide/tripeptide permease DtpA produces the protein MSTANNKPAESVSLNAFKQPKSFYLIFSIELWERFGYYGLQGIMAVYLVKQLGMSEADSITLFSSFSALVFGLVAVGGWLGDKVLGTKRVIMLGTIVLALGYGLVAYSGHDAAIVFMGMATIAVGNGLFKANPSALLSTCYDKDDPRLDGAFTMYYMAINIGSFFSMLATPWLAAKFGWSVAFSLSFVGMLITLVNFMFCKRWVKDYGSKPDFLPVHFGKLFATIIGVVVLIVIATWLLHNQSVARGVLGLVALGIVIIFAKEAIAMKGAARRKMIVAFILMLEAIVFFVLYSQMPTSLNFFAIRNVEHAILGITFQPEQFQALNPFWIMIGSPILAAIYNKMGDRLPMPHKFAIGMVLCSFAFLVLPLGAKFATDAGIVSVNWLILSYALQSTGELMISGLGLAMVAQLVPQRLMGFIMGSWFLTTAGAALIAGKVANLMAVPDDVTDPLQSLHVYGHVFMQIGIATGVIALLMIVIAPKLNRMTQSDATDAASEKATA, from the coding sequence GTGTCGACTGCAAACAATAAACCAGCAGAAAGCGTTAGTCTGAACGCTTTCAAACAACCTAAATCGTTCTACCTGATCTTTTCTATTGAGCTATGGGAACGTTTTGGTTACTACGGCCTGCAAGGGATCATGGCCGTCTACCTGGTTAAACAACTGGGTATGTCAGAAGCGGATTCTATTACACTGTTCTCCTCTTTCAGCGCACTGGTTTTTGGCCTCGTTGCCGTCGGCGGCTGGCTGGGTGATAAAGTGCTCGGCACCAAACGCGTCATTATGCTGGGGACCATCGTTCTGGCTCTCGGCTATGGACTCGTCGCCTATTCCGGCCATGACGCTGCAATCGTCTTTATGGGTATGGCGACTATCGCCGTCGGTAACGGCCTGTTTAAGGCTAACCCGTCCGCACTGCTCTCTACCTGTTATGATAAAGATGATCCGCGTCTTGATGGCGCCTTCACTATGTATTACATGGCCATCAATATCGGCTCCTTCTTCTCCATGCTCGCCACCCCGTGGCTGGCCGCGAAGTTTGGCTGGAGCGTTGCTTTCTCGCTGAGCTTCGTCGGCATGCTGATCACCCTGGTGAACTTCATGTTCTGCAAGCGCTGGGTTAAAGATTACGGATCTAAGCCTGACTTCTTACCGGTTCACTTCGGTAAACTGTTTGCCACCATCATCGGCGTTGTCGTGCTGATCGTTATCGCAACCTGGCTGTTGCACAACCAGAGCGTTGCTCGAGGCGTTCTGGGCCTGGTCGCCCTGGGTATTGTGATTATCTTCGCCAAAGAAGCGATTGCCATGAAAGGCGCAGCGCGTCGTAAGATGATCGTTGCCTTCATTCTGATGCTCGAAGCGATTGTCTTCTTCGTGCTCTACAGCCAGATGCCAACATCCCTGAACTTCTTTGCGATTCGTAACGTTGAGCACGCTATTTTAGGCATCACGTTCCAGCCAGAGCAGTTCCAGGCGCTGAACCCGTTCTGGATCATGATTGGTAGCCCGATTCTGGCCGCTATTTATAACAAGATGGGCGACCGCCTGCCGATGCCGCACAAGTTCGCTATTGGTATGGTGCTGTGCTCCTTCGCCTTCCTTGTGCTGCCGCTGGGTGCGAAGTTCGCAACTGATGCGGGTATCGTGTCCGTTAACTGGCTGATTCTGAGCTACGCGCTGCAGAGTACCGGTGAACTGATGATTTCTGGTCTGGGCCTCGCAATGGTTGCACAGCTGGTGCCACAGCGCCTGATGGGCTTCATCATGGGTAGCTGGTTCCTGACTACCGCGGGTGCGGCACTTATCGCCGGTAAAGTTGCTAATCTGATGGCCGTACCGGACGACGTGACCGATCCGCTGCAGTCCCTGCATGTCTACGGTCACGTGTTCATGCAGATTGGTATCGCCACCGGCGTTATCGCCCTGCTGATGATCGTTATCGCGCCAAAACTGAACCGTATGACCCAGTCAGATGCTACTGACGCGGCATCCGAGAAAGCCACCGCGTAA
- the mliC gene encoding C-type lysozyme inhibitor, with protein sequence MKKLLIAAVPMLLAGCSYYNSFVERMQTDTLQYQCDEKPLTVKLNNQKQMVNFVYENDYLSLTQGLSASGTRYTDGVYVFWSKGDSATVYRKDSIVLNNCQLQNPKS encoded by the coding sequence ATGAAAAAACTACTTATTGCCGCTGTTCCTATGCTGCTTGCCGGCTGTAGCTACTACAACTCCTTCGTTGAACGGATGCAAACCGACACGCTGCAGTACCAGTGCGATGAAAAGCCGCTGACCGTGAAGCTCAATAACCAGAAGCAAATGGTTAACTTCGTCTATGAGAATGATTATCTTTCATTGACCCAGGGCCTGTCGGCTTCGGGCACCCGTTATACCGACGGTGTCTATGTTTTCTGGTCTAAGGGCGACTCTGCCACGGTCTACCGCAAAGACAGTATCGTGCTGAATAACTGCCAGCTGCAAAATCCGAAAAGTTGA
- the pdxH gene encoding pyridoxamine 5'-phosphate oxidase, whose translation MSDNDSLQQIAHLRREYTKGGLRRSDLTDNPLDLFERWLAQACDAKLADPTAMVVATVDENGQPYQRIVLLKHFDECGMVFYTNLGSRKAHHLEQNPRISLHFPWHMLDRQVMVQGTAERLSTLEVMKYFHSRPRDSQIGAWVSKQSSRISARGILESKFLELKQKFQQGEVPLPSFWGGYRVTFDQMEFWQGGEHRLHDRFLYQREGDAWKIDRLAP comes from the coding sequence ATGTCTGATAACGACTCTCTGCAACAGATTGCCCATCTGCGCCGTGAATACACTAAAGGTGGCCTGCGCCGCAGCGATCTTACCGATAATCCCCTCGACCTGTTTGAACGCTGGCTTGCCCAGGCCTGCGATGCGAAACTGGCCGACCCAACTGCGATGGTTGTGGCGACGGTGGATGAAAACGGTCAGCCGTATCAACGCATTGTCCTGCTTAAACATTTCGACGAGTGCGGCATGGTGTTCTACACCAATCTCGGCTCGCGTAAAGCACACCATCTGGAGCAGAACCCGCGTATCAGCCTCCACTTCCCATGGCATATGCTGGACCGCCAGGTGATGGTGCAGGGGACGGCAGAACGCCTGTCCACGCTCGAAGTGATGAAATACTTCCACAGCCGCCCGCGTGACAGCCAGATTGGCGCCTGGGTCTCTAAGCAGTCCAGCCGTATTTCCGCGCGCGGCATCCTCGAAAGTAAGTTCCTTGAGCTGAAGCAAAAATTCCAGCAGGGCGAAGTGCCGCTGCCGAGTTTCTGGGGCGGCTATCGCGTCACATTTGACCAGATGGAATTCTGGCAGGGTGGCGAACACCGCCTGCACGATCGCTTTTTGTACCAGCGCGAAGGCGATGCCTGGAAAATTGACCGCCTGGCCCCGTAA
- the gstA gene encoding glutathione transferase GstA, whose translation MKLYYKPGACSFSPHIILRETGLDFSLIKVDLATKRTEAGDDYFEVNPKGQVPALLMDDGSLLTEGVAIVQYLADKVPDRQLLAPAGSMTRYHTLEWLNYIATELHKGFSPLFNPATPDEFKTVTRQALEKKFKYVNEELNDKQWLMGLRFTVADAYLFTVLRWAQALKLDLNGLSNIEAFMERMKARPAVEAAMTAEGI comes from the coding sequence ATGAAACTGTATTATAAGCCAGGTGCCTGTTCCTTCTCTCCCCACATCATCCTGCGTGAAACCGGGCTGGATTTCTCCCTTATCAAAGTTGATTTAGCCACCAAGCGCACCGAAGCCGGTGACGACTACTTTGAGGTGAACCCAAAAGGCCAGGTCCCTGCGCTGCTGATGGACGACGGCTCGCTGCTCACCGAGGGCGTGGCCATCGTGCAGTATCTGGCAGACAAAGTGCCGGACCGCCAGCTTCTGGCCCCTGCGGGCAGCATGACGCGCTACCACACGCTTGAGTGGCTGAACTACATTGCCACCGAGTTGCACAAGGGCTTCAGCCCGCTGTTCAATCCGGCTACTCCTGATGAGTTCAAAACCGTCACCCGCCAGGCGCTGGAGAAGAAGTTTAAATACGTTAACGAAGAGCTGAACGACAAGCAGTGGCTGATGGGCCTGCGCTTTACCGTGGCGGACGCCTATCTGTTTACCGTGCTGCGCTGGGCGCAGGCACTGAAGCTGGATCTGAACGGTCTGAGCAATATCGAAGCGTTTATGGAGCGCATGAAGGCGCGTCCGGCCGTCGAAGCGGCAATGACGGCAGAAGGGATTTAA
- the slyA gene encoding transcriptional regulator SlyA, whose product MKLESPLGSDLARLVRIWRALIDHRLKPLELTQTHWVTLHNIHQLPPEQSQIQLAKAIGIEQPSLVRTLDQLEEKGLISRQTCASDRRAKRIKLTDRATPIITEMEAVINHTRGEILSGISDEELTLLIKLVARLEQNIIELQAQD is encoded by the coding sequence ATGAAATTGGAATCGCCACTAGGATCAGATCTGGCCCGCTTGGTGCGTATTTGGCGTGCTCTGATTGACCATCGCCTGAAACCTCTGGAATTGACACAGACACACTGGGTGACGCTGCATAACATTCATCAGCTTCCGCCCGAGCAGTCACAGATTCAGCTGGCCAAAGCGATTGGCATCGAGCAACCCTCACTGGTCCGCACGCTGGATCAGCTGGAGGAGAAGGGATTAATCTCCCGTCAAACTTGCGCAAGCGACCGACGTGCAAAGCGTATTAAACTGACCGACCGTGCCACGCCGATTATCACCGAAATGGAAGCGGTGATTAACCATACGCGCGGCGAAATTTTATCGGGGATCAGCGACGAGGAGCTAACCCTGCTGATCAAACTGGTTGCCCGTCTTGAACAAAATATTATTGAGCTCCAGGCGCAGGATTGA
- the anmK gene encoding anhydro-N-acetylmuramic acid kinase, whose product MKSGRYIGVMSGTSLDGIDVVLAAIDENLVVQLANHSHPIPLELKNAILAVCQGQQLTLSQLGQLDHRLGKLFAEAVQALMNEQGLTHADVVAIGCHGQTVWHEPHGEAPHTMQIGDNNHIVARTGITVVGDFRRRDMALGGQGAPLVPAFHHALLAHPTERRMVLNIGGIANLSLLIPDQPVKGYDTGPGNMLMDAWIWRQKGKPYDKDAAWASSGKVILPLLQQMLSDPYFAAPAPKSTGREYFNYSWLERQLAAFPGIAPEDVQATITELTAVTIAEQVLLSGGGERVMVCGGGSRNPLLMARLAGLLPGIEVGTTDEAGISGDDMEALAFAWLACRTVSGLPGNLPSVTGASEASIIGAIFPANPLHNQS is encoded by the coding sequence ATGAAATCTGGTCGTTATATCGGCGTGATGTCGGGCACCAGCCTCGACGGCATAGATGTTGTATTAGCGGCTATTGATGAAAATCTTGTCGTTCAGCTTGCTAACCATAGTCATCCCATCCCCCTTGAACTAAAAAATGCGATTCTGGCTGTTTGCCAGGGGCAGCAGCTGACGCTCTCACAGCTGGGCCAGCTTGACCATCGTCTGGGAAAGCTTTTCGCCGAGGCGGTACAAGCTTTGATGAACGAGCAGGGCCTGACGCACGCCGACGTGGTGGCCATCGGCTGTCATGGTCAGACAGTCTGGCACGAGCCGCACGGAGAGGCGCCCCACACGATGCAAATCGGCGATAACAACCATATTGTTGCGCGAACGGGCATCACCGTGGTGGGAGATTTTCGCCGTCGGGATATGGCCCTGGGCGGTCAGGGTGCGCCTTTAGTTCCTGCTTTTCACCACGCGTTGCTGGCACACCCCACTGAACGTCGGATGGTGCTGAACATTGGCGGGATTGCGAATCTTTCTTTGCTTATCCCTGACCAGCCGGTTAAAGGATATGACACAGGCCCAGGCAACATGCTGATGGATGCCTGGATCTGGCGACAGAAAGGTAAGCCCTACGATAAAGACGCCGCATGGGCGAGCAGCGGCAAAGTAATTTTACCGCTGCTTCAGCAGATGCTCAGCGACCCTTATTTTGCCGCCCCGGCGCCGAAAAGTACGGGACGTGAATACTTCAACTATAGCTGGTTAGAGCGCCAGCTGGCCGCTTTCCCGGGCATTGCGCCGGAAGACGTGCAGGCGACGATCACCGAACTGACTGCGGTAACTATTGCCGAACAGGTGTTGTTGAGCGGTGGGGGTGAAAGAGTAATGGTTTGCGGCGGCGGTAGCCGCAACCCGCTGCTAATGGCGCGTCTGGCAGGGTTACTGCCGGGAATCGAAGTGGGTACCACTGACGAAGCAGGGATCAGCGGTGACGATATGGAAGCGCTGGCGTTCGCGTGGCTTGCCTGTCGTACCGTCTCCGGCCTGCCGGGTAACCTCCCGTCGGTGACCGGCGCCTCAGAGGCCAGCATTATCGGTGCCATATTCCCTGCAAATCCGTTGCATAATCAGAGTTAA
- the tyrS gene encoding tyrosine--tRNA ligase: protein MASINLIKQLQERGLVAQVTDEEALAQRLAQGPIALYCGFDPTADSLHLGHLVPLLCLKRFQEAGHKPVALVGGATGLIGDPSFKAVERKLNTEDTVHEWVEKIRRQVAPFLDFDCGENSAIAANNYDWFGGMNVLTFLRDIGKHFSVNQMINKEAVKQRLNRDDVGISFTEFSYNLLQGYDFACLNKLHGVVLQIGGSDQWGNITSGIDLTRRLHQQQAFGLTVPLITKSDGTKFGKTEGGAVWLDPKKTSPYKFYQFWINTADSDVYRFLKFFTFMSLEEIDALEEEDKNSGAAPRAQYVLAEQVTRLVHGEEGLVAAKRITSSLFNGNLSDLTEADFAQLAQDGVPMVEMERGADLQQALVDSELQPSRGQARKTIAQNAITINGEKQSDPEYTFAEGDILFNRYTLLRRGKKNYCLVCWK, encoded by the coding sequence ATGGCAAGCATCAATTTGATAAAACAATTGCAAGAGCGGGGCCTGGTGGCTCAGGTCACGGACGAGGAAGCGTTAGCGCAGCGCCTGGCGCAGGGGCCAATCGCGCTCTATTGCGGCTTCGATCCTACCGCCGACAGCTTGCATTTGGGCCATCTGGTTCCGCTGCTGTGTCTGAAACGTTTCCAGGAAGCCGGCCATAAGCCCGTAGCTCTGGTTGGCGGCGCGACGGGTCTGATTGGCGACCCGAGCTTTAAGGCCGTTGAGCGTAAGCTGAACACAGAAGATACCGTTCACGAGTGGGTGGAAAAAATTCGCCGTCAGGTTGCACCTTTCCTCGATTTTGACTGCGGTGAAAATTCAGCGATTGCGGCTAACAACTACGACTGGTTTGGCGGCATGAACGTGCTGACCTTCCTGCGCGACATCGGTAAACACTTCTCTGTTAACCAGATGATTAACAAAGAAGCGGTAAAACAGCGTCTGAACCGTGACGACGTGGGCATCTCCTTTACTGAGTTCTCCTACAACCTGCTGCAGGGCTATGACTTCGCCTGTCTGAACAAGCTGCACGGCGTTGTGCTGCAAATCGGCGGTTCGGATCAGTGGGGCAATATCACCTCCGGTATCGATCTGACCCGTCGTCTGCACCAGCAGCAGGCCTTCGGTCTGACCGTGCCGCTCATCACCAAGTCTGACGGGACTAAATTCGGTAAAACTGAAGGCGGCGCGGTATGGCTGGATCCGAAGAAAACCAGCCCATACAAGTTCTACCAGTTCTGGATCAACACCGCAGACTCGGACGTTTACCGCTTCCTGAAGTTCTTCACCTTTATGAGCCTCGAAGAGATCGATGCGCTGGAAGAAGAAGACAAGAACAGCGGTGCGGCACCTCGTGCCCAGTACGTGCTTGCAGAGCAGGTGACCCGTCTGGTGCACGGTGAAGAGGGGCTGGTGGCCGCTAAGCGCATCACAAGCAGCCTGTTCAACGGTAACCTGAGCGATCTGACGGAAGCAGACTTCGCGCAGCTGGCGCAGGACGGTGTTCCCATGGTAGAAATGGAGCGCGGTGCAGATCTGCAGCAGGCGCTGGTGGACTCTGAGCTACAGCCATCCCGCGGCCAGGCGCGCAAGACCATCGCGCAGAACGCCATCACCATTAACGGTGAGAAGCAGTCCGACCCGGAATACACCTTTGCTGAAGGCGATATTCTGTTCAATCGCTACACCCTGCTGCGTCGCGGTAAGAAGAATTACTGCCTCGTCTGCTGGAAGTAA